The Colias croceus chromosome W, ilColCroc2.1 genome contains a region encoding:
- the LOC123704885 gene encoding uncharacterized protein LOC123704885, translating to MRHLPVESKESAIRPAKPGLLSKPGTSKQQPDLNPQPSFKSQGTSSKLDELLHKQAINFKAFKRTVTSIDVEKISTKWKFEDALQQLNSRWSVIDSLHWEIDSNRSILDGEDVEYENSFTRHESIFNNLKEAINTKLWSVSNRENITPKVDIPIFNGNYQQWVSFKNLFNEAVHLNPSLSNAQKMQYLKSKVKGEAERLIQHLSISSQNYTSCWEILNHRYENKKLIFTSHINVILGLPNMQQQSLGQIKKMHDATKECLNAIKNLGVDTSTWDPMIVHILALKLDTDSHNDYIESLKNPRELPTLQEFLSFLEMKFTALESSKRKQEPPKTFQHPQKPTPAAYPKAFQKSHLFKSFASNYNNSSQNGKGINYTTQNCPICNNNHAIIYCNKFAESQPKLQLQTITKLQLCQNCLYNHNGNKCFSTKRCRVCNENHHTLVHEAFAQRTSQNTASTASPEKQPNNNSHVSLDDTQEILLATAQVSVQAADGSSLVMRALIDQGSQTSLITENAAQRLGLPRQHCKGVILGLGAKENTCKGFMNIQISSQYSDYSLNTGVFIMNHAVNNLPNKSFNKPAWSFINDIQLADPEFYRRRPVDLLLGADVYSSIIMEGIIKQSESIPVAQQTRLGWILCGNVKSFQCNVVMVDVDSLQKFWSIEDINENIDISQEDYQCIQQYKSTTTRQSDGKYVVRLPLHPDADEKLGDHIESPQGWGGVG from the exons ATGCGGCACTTGCCAGTGGAAAGCAAGGAAAGCGCTATCAGACCTGCAAAACCTGGCTTATTGTCTAAGCCGGGAACAAGTAAGCAGCAACCGGATTTAAATCCTCAGCCATCATTTAAATCGCAAGGTACATCGAGCAAACTTGAtgaattattacataaacaagCAATTAACTTTAAGGCTTTTAAAAGAACTGTAACAAGTATCGATGTTGAAAAAATATCCACTAAGTGGAAATTCGAGGATGCCCTGCAACAGTTAAATTCCCGATGGAGCGTTATTGACTCCCTTCATTGGGAAATCGACTCGAATCGAAGCATTCTGGACGGGGAAGACGTTGAATACGAGAATTCTTTCACTCGCCACGAAAGCATTTTCAACAACCTTAAAGAAGCGATAAACACAAAGCTCTGGTCAGTCTCTAACAGAGAAAATATCACACCGAAGGTTGACATTCCGATTTTCAATGGAAACTATCAGCAATGGgtatcttttaaaaatttattcaacgaAGCAGTGCATCTAAATCCATCCTTATCGAATGCCCAAAAAATGCAGTATCTGAAAAGTAAGGTCAAAGGCGAGGCAGAACGCCTCATACAGCATTTATCTATAAGCTCTCAAAATTATACTTCCTGTTGGGAAATATTAAATCACAGGTACGAGAATAAAAAGCTTATTTTTACATCTcacataaatgtaattttaggCCTACCCAACATGCAGCAGCAATCGCTcggacaaataaaaaaaatgcacgATGCGACAAAGGAATGCCTGAATGCCATTAAAAACCTTGGTGTTGATACAAGCACGTGGGACCCGATGATCGTTCATATCTTAGCGCTCAAATTAGATACCGACAGTCATAACGATTACATCGAGTCATTGAAAAATCCTAGAGAGCTACCAACACTGCAAGAATTTCTAAGTTTCCTCGAGATGAAATTTACTGCATTAGAATCATCTAAGCGCAAGCAAGAGCCACCTAAAACATTCCAGCACCCTCAAAAACCAACACCAGCAGCATATCCTAAAGCATTCCAGAaatcacatttatttaaatcattcgCTAGcaactataataattcatcGCAAAACGGAAAAGGTATCAATTACACAACGCAAAACTGTCCAATATGCAACAATAATCAtgcaataatatattgtaataaattcgCGGAATCTCAACCTAAACTGCAATTACAAACAATTACAAAGTTACAGCTATGTCAAAACTGCCTGTATAATCATAATGGTAATAAGTGTTTTTCCACGAAAAGATGCCGAGTATGCAATGAGAACCATCATACTTTGGTTCATGAAGCGTTCGCACAGCGGACATCCCAAAATACAGCTAGCACAGCAAGCCCCGAAAAACAACCAAATAACAACTCTCACGTGTCTCTGGATGATACACAAGAAATTTTACTAGCAACAGCTCAAGTTTCAGTCCAAGCTGCAGATGGTTCGTCATTAGTCATGCGTGCTCTCATAGATCAAGGATCACAGACTTCCCTTATAACCGAAAATGCAGCTCAGAGACTCGGTCTGCCACGTCAGCATTGTAAGGGAGTGATTTTAGGTTTAGGAGCTAAAGAGAACACGTGTAAAGGCTTTATGAACATACAAATATCTTCTCAATACAGCGACTATTCTTTAAACACAGGAGTTTTTATAATGAATCATGCGGTGAACAATCTACCAAACAAATCGTTcaacaaaccagcgtggtcattTATTAACGACATACAGCTAGCCGATCCAGAGTTTTATCGACGCCGACCAGTCGATTTATTGTTAGGTGCCGATGTCTATTCATCTATTATTATGGAGGGAATTATTAAGCAAAGCGAGTCTATTCCTGTAGCGCAGCAAACACGCCTTGGGTGGATTTTATGCGGCAACGTAAAGTCGTTCCAATGTAACGTTGTCATGGTCGACGTGGATAGCCTTCAAAAATTTTGGTCAATCGAAGACATTAACGAAAACATTGATATATCACAAGAGGATTATCAATGTATTCAGCAATATAAATCAACAACAACTCGTCAGTCAGATGGAAAATACGTTGTCCGTCTCCCGTTACATCCAGACGCAGACGAAAAGCTAG gtgatcatatcgaaagtccCCAAGGGTGGGGGGGAGTGGGGTAA
- the LOC123704886 gene encoding uncharacterized protein LOC123704886, with product MTPEASRSRLHVPRSKPLRQQQENMNTLVSLPCDPSEILLATAIIKVQAADGSYLNMRALLDQGSQISIISENAAQLLKVPRQKCDGYISGIGNKANNCKGKITMNCMSNINNFTFETDAFIMKKLVRNLPNHTIPKPDWPMLDQIKLADSEFYKSRPIDILLGADVYSEILMDGICRSNAMFPVAQQTQLGWILSGNCKSEYQCNLVLNSDIQQFWEMEDVPEPLYVSQEDQNCIDFYQNTTERRDDGCYVVKIPLKENFEEKLGESKSKCIAQYMQLENKLIKQSHLAREYKLFISEYKELGHMIPCMSDADLRPSCYLPHHCVLRAESSTTKLRVVFNASSKTLSGFSLNDLMYRGPNLQQDLQILILRWRLFKYGFTADIEKMFRNIWLHDEHQKLQKIIWRDHKSQPLQEFQLATVTYGTKSAPFLAMMTLKKLANDERSNYPNSIAPHVLENSFYMDDLLHGSHTVEEAKRLKLDLISLLKAGGFNLRKWRSNLLDLSDDMDDIEKAEFDFKHLESTKTLGLRWDPNEDQFIFYPIEFISNPIPTKRQFLSEISKIFDPLGWLAPVTIKLKILFQETWKSDLRWDQPVTPEIASEWNRIKDDIPHIKKFKIPRWIQTQDKDIIELHGFCDASTKAYACVVYCKIKRYNTTHVTLVAAKSKVVPLKKALSIPRLELCGALLLSKLMKSIVECVPNFTVRVYGWVDSTAVLGWINGEPDKWKPFVANRVKMICETIPKNQWQYVNTTENPADCASRGSTALNLANSSYWWNGPKWLPQYNPKEHTENPTYTTNEDLKKNITCVNAATTRSDYIIKQLLSKYSSLRKIIRILAYIVKFIDKIIYKKTYEYNYLTMKDLKRAREMIIRHVQDEYFFQEKSQLSNGLPLSKKSTILSLNPVLDSTGLLRVGGRLKNSNINPEMKYPIIIPPQSKLAELIIDESHELVFHGGPKLTAGFIRQKYWILRGNRAVKKRLRLCVKCKKVDPTLQHQLMGDLPPSRVIPSRPFYNTGIDFTGHVLVKANKGRGIKTSKGYIAVFILCMVTKAVHLELVSDLTASAFIAALRRMSARRGVPRHIYSDQGTNFIGANNILQREYTQILEILSSNECTSIISEMNIDWHFNAPSWPSAGGLWEAAVKSLKHHLKRVIGEQKLAFEEYSTLLSQLEACLNSRPLCPLTEDPDNLDYLTPAHFLASGPNLTIFDTENDLRTRWHLTQKIYQDVWVKWKNEYLTQLSIRSKWKQPQTDLKLNDIVIIKDENLPPGKWALGRVVQLHPGSDGLVRVVTLKTKNGYMKRPIVKLSLLPTNTHTINESTDYDKEEIKISKTKNPRGMSFSAIVLSLTLFFLSIISSCHAQFTYTPLNNNSIYFDKLTNMRLVGDDWKLIVYYDKYPYQEGTAALVKDIQYLKTICPMIREQLTQCDAILLQLEHEFGELEYYNNILFMSDSFDMGAKRPRRGLIDGVGYVANNQDLNTNSSEDIKQFDEIKRKIDLLKLSEPLGTKLSYHDIHHYFIIYVLIGILVVVAIITYWRQLRRRRASAEPAVEAATNVAVPARPPPTPVTSDCVISVSECDVRVNKHDQASSPIFRVFSLPNLSESL from the exons ATGACACCGGAAGCCTCACGTTCGAGGTTACACGTGCCTCGGTCGAAACCTTTACGCCAgcaacaagaaaatatgaacaCATTAGTATCCCTTCCATGTGACCCCAGCGAAATTTTACTAGCTACTGCAATTATCAAGGTTCAAGCAGCAGATGGATCTTACCTAAATATGAGAGCGCTCCTTGATCAGGGCTCACAGATCTCAATTATAAGCGAAAACGCCGCGCAACTGTTAAAAGTACCTCGCCAAAAATGCGATGGATATATCTCTGGTATTGGAAACAAAGCTAATAATTGTAAGGGTAAAATAACCATGAACTGCATGTCAAATATTAACAATTTCACCTTTGAAACGGATGCGTTTATAATGAAAAAGCTTGTGAGGAATTTACCAAATCATACAATTCCAAAACCCGATTGGCCCATGCttgatcaaataaaattagctGACtcagaattttataaaagtaggcctattgatatattattaggtGCTGATGTTTATTCAGAAATTCTTATGGATGGTATTTGCCGCTCTAATGCTATGTTTCCCGTCGCCCAACAAACTCAACTAGGATGGATCTTAAGCGGCAACTGTAAGTCAGAATATCAATGTAATCTTGTTTTAAACAGCGATATCCAGCAGTTTTGGGAAATGGAGGATGTCCCTGAACCTTTATACGTATCTCAGGAAGATCAAAATTGTAtagatttttatcaaaacacaaCAGAAAGACGTGATGATGGTTGTTACGTGGTGAAAATACCTTTAAAGGAAAATTTCGAAGAAAAATTGGGTGAGTCAAAATCTAAATGTATCGCTCAATATATGCAATtagaaaacaaattaataaaacaaagtcatttGGCACGCGAGTATAAGCTATTCATATCGGAATACAAAGAACTCGGACATATGATACCCTGTATGTCGGACGCCGACTTAAGGCCCAGTTGCTACCTACCGCACCATTGTGTCTTACGCGCAGAGTCATCAACTACAAAGTTGCGAGTTGTGTTTAATGCTTCCTCGAAAACCTTGAGTGGTTTTAGCCTTAATGATCTCATGTATAGAGGGCCTAATCTGCAACAAGACCTTCAAATCCTAATCTTAAGATGGCGCCTATTTAAGTACGGGTTTACGGCTGATATTGAGAAAATGTTTCGTAATATATGGCTGCACGACGAACATCAAAAACTACAGAAAATTATTTGGCGTGATCATAAATCCCAACCTTTACAGGAGTTTCAACTAGCAACTGTGACATATGGAACAAAATCTGCACCTTTTTTGGCGATGATGACCCTGAAAAAACTCGCTAATGATGAGCGGTCAAATTATCCTAATAGTATCGCACCCCATGTGTTAGAAAATTCGTTTTACATGGATGACCTTTTGCACGGTTCGCACACTGTGGAAGAAGCGAAACGATTAAAATTAGATCTTATAAGCCTTCTTAAAGCTGGCGGTTTTAATCTCAGAAAATGGCGTTCAAATTTGCTTGATTTATCGGATGATATGGATGATATTGAAAAGGCggaatttgattttaaacatttagaGTCTACAAAAACGTTAGGTTTACGCTGGGATCCTAATGAAGATCAATTTATCTTTTACCCCATTGAATTTATCTCAAATCCTATTCCTACAAAGCGACAATTTTTGTCCGAAATATCGAAAATCTTTGATCCCTTAGGCTGGCTAGCACCCGTTACTATAAagctaaaaattttatttcaagaaaCATGGAAATCTGATCTAAGATGGGATCAACCTGTAACCCCCGAGATAGCTTCAGAGTGGAATAGAATAAAGGACGACATACCTCATATAAAGAAATTTAAGATACCTCGATGGATACAAACGCAAGATAAAGATATTATCGAACTTCACGGATTTTGTGACGCTAGTACAAAAGCGTACGCATGTGTCgtgtattgtaaaataaagagATATAATACTACACATGTTACCCTAGTCGCAGCAAAATCTAAAGTCGTACCCTTAAAGAAGGCCTTATCCATACCTCGATTAGAACTTTGCGGAGCTTTGTTGTTATCAAAGTTGATGAAAAGTATAGTCGAATGCGTACCTAACTTTACCGTACGTGTTTATGGATGGGTTGATTCTACGGCCGTACTTGGTTGGATAAATGGAGAACCAGATAAGTGGAAGCCTTTTGTTGCAAACCGCGTAAAAATGATTTGTGAAACAATCCCAAAAAATCAATGGCAATATGTTAATACTACAGAAAACCCGGCGGACTGTGCTAGTCGCGGATCAACTGCGCTTAATCTCGCTAACTCATCATATTGGTGGAACGGGCCTAAATGGCTACCTCAATATAATCCCAAAGAACATACTGAAAATCCTACATATACAACTAATGAAGATCTTAAAAAGAACATAACATGCGTTAATGCGGCAACTACAAGATcagattacataataaaacaattgttatCTAAATATAGCTCTCTTAGGaaaattataagaattttaGCGTATATTGTGAAATTTATCGATaagattatttacaaaaaaacgtatgaatataattatcttaCTATGAAAGACTTAAAGCGTGCCAGAGAAATGATAATAAGACATGTTCaagatgaatatttttttcaagaaAAATCTCAGCTTTCAAACGGCCTACCTCTTAGTAAAAAGAGTacaattttaagtttgaacCCCGTTTTAGACTCTACTGGATTGCTACGAGTCGGTGGGCGGCTAAAAAACTCTAATATTAATCCCGAAATGAAATATCCTATTATTATTCCGCCACAATCGAAGTTAGCTGAGCTTATTATTGACGAATCACACGAACTTGTGTTTCACGGCGGACCAAAATTAACTGCAGGTTTTATACGACAAAAATACTGGATTCTAAGAGGAAACAGGGCTGTCAAAAAGAGGTTACGATTATgtgtaaaatgcaaaaaagtGGATCCTACATTGCAACACCAACTTATGGGTGATTTACCCCCTTCCCGTGTCATACCCAGCCGACCCTTTTATAACACGGGAATAGATTTTACGGGACATGTTTTAGTGAAAGCGAATAAAGGCCGTGGAATCAAAACATCAAAAGGATATATAGCcgtctttatattatgtatggtgACGAAAGCTGTACATTTAGAATTAGTCTCCGATCTCACAGCATCAGCGTTTATAGCTGCGTTGCGGCGAATGTCCGCTAGAAGAGGCGTTCCACGACATATTTATAGTGACCAAGGAACAAACTTCATAGGTGCTAACAATATATTACAACGAGAATATACACAGATCTTAGAAATCCTATCAAGTAACGAGTGTACCTCTATTATATCAGAAATGAATATAGATTGGCATTTCAACGCCCCATCGTGGCCTTCAGCGGGTGGATTATGGGAAGCTGCGGTGAAAAGCCTCAAACATCATCTTAAACGAGTCATTGGCGAACAAAAACTCGCCTTTGAAGAATATTCGACCTTGTTATCTCAACTTGAAGCTTGTTTGAATTCAAGACCGCTTTGCCCGTTGACAGAAGACCCCGATAACCTAGACTATTTAACACCGGCCCATTTCCTAGCAAGCGGCCCTAATCTAACTATTTTTGATACAGAAAATGATCTTAGAACTCGATGGCACTTAACTCAGAAAATCTATCAGGACGTTTGGGTTAAATGGAAGAATGAATATCTCACGCAACTATCTATAAGATCCAAATGGAAACAACCTCAAACAGATCTGAAGTTGAACGATATAGTCATCATAAAGGATGAAAACTTGCCGCCCGGCAAATGGGCTTTAGGGCGAGTCGTACAACTACATCCCGGAAGTGACGGCCTTGTGAGGGTTGTCACTCTTAAAACCAAAAACGGATACATGAAACGACCTATTGTTAAGCTATCACTGTTACCTACAAATACACATACAATTAATGAATCTACCGACTATGATAAGGAAGAAATTAAAATCTCGAAAACAAAGAATCCCCGTGGCATGTCCTTCTCCGCTATAGTGTTAtcgttaacattatttttcctCTCAATAATAAGTTCGTGTCACGCACAGTTTACGTATACACCATTAAATAACAACAGTATTTATTTTGACAAATTAACGAACATGCGGCTGGTTGGAGACGATTGGAAGCTAATagtttattatgataaatacCCTTATCAAGAAGGAACGGCCGCACTCGTAAAAGACATACAATATCTCAAAACAATATGTCCCATGATAAGAGAACAACTAACACAATGCGACGCTATACTATTACAGCTCGAGCACGAGTTCGGCGAAttggaatattataataacattttatttatgagtgaTTCATTTGATATGGGAGCTAAGCGCCCGCGTCGTGGTTTAATAGACGGAGTAGGCTACGTCGCTAACA ATCAGGATCTCAATACAAACAGTTCGGAAGATATTAAGCAATTTgacgaaataaaaagaaaaattgacCTCCTAAAACTGAGTGAACCATTGGGCACGAAGTTGTCGTATCACGACATTCATCAttacttcataatatatgtGTTAATTGGAATTCTTGTTGTTGTGGCAATAATAACGTATTGGAGACAGCTGCGTCGTCGACGAGCTTCAGCAGAGCCGGCGGTGGAGGCTGCGACCAACGTCGCGGTCCCCGCCCGGCCACCTCCAACCCCGGTGACAAGTGATTGTGTGATAAGTGTTAGTGAATGTGATGTGCGCGTAAATAAACATGACCAGGCCTCGTCGCCAATCTTTCGAGTGTTCTCGCTTCCCAACTTAAGTGAATCTCTGTAA
- the LOC123704887 gene encoding uncharacterized protein LOC123704887 has protein sequence MAENYFKLQDDLASKIVKGKTNLKKSPKERMTLSYLETRLENLESQWNEFHNTHSKIVYEMKREEFQRTEYNKSEMYDTVEEEYLNYKTLLKEQISEFKVKHNNLSVSSNCQEPRKVFVKLPEIALPSFSGQYSDWTNYKDLFLSLIHNNSSLDDVQRLHYLKGSLTGEAANLVKSICVTADNYKTCWDRLMLRYDNKRLMANSIIRKLMNQKSLSQESAIAIRQLLDTTRECLQSLQNIGVDCSSWDLILIYVICQKLDPESRSKWESKVSETCEGLPKYKQLEDFLETRFRSLEYKLPDKGQIAVQSTSKFSMGTTIATSVCLFCSEKHKLAHCKAFANETVDVRRQFVQTQRLCFNCFSSEHSAYACAVSTTCRVCKKRHHTLLHPKLTQGSKMNSHMETGKVVAVVTEAASPSSETDSDCNESSDVVTSCVATFSNTVLLATALVNVRSQNSDGSATILRSLLDQGSQATFITEAAVQLLGIKKLKETIKISGVGNSKSIISKASVNICLTSCYDSKFTLNVKAHVLDKLTTLLPNNKIEVMDTSQLDLPKLELADPSFNIPGGIDLLLGAEVYCKILMQGLHHGVGGNFIAQNTKFGWILSGFIDNSNINQQTDKGVNCHTITISEHNDDALLKLFWELESEPTQHIKMMTEEEKACEELFAATTNRDETGRYIVKLPFKDHDPASKYGEGEIIAYRRFLMLEKRLSNNSGLKEEYCKVIKEYLDMGHMELCKKGKKEGAIYLPHHAVIREDKDTSKVRVVFDASCKGSNGASLNSDLMVGPNLQPELRHLVMRWRCFPISLVADIVKMYRQVKVTDEDADYQRILWRVNPDDPIQHFRLLRVTFGTSSAPYLAVRALQQVARDEGPNFPAAAERVFTDFFVDDLMTGCHTVEEGMQIYTQMTKLLKCAGFPLQKWSSNSKELLKNIGKSDAPNLEIKIDEITKILGIAWNREMDNFHFKVKLPTLGNNLVTKRRVISDIAKLFDPLGWIAPVVTKAKIFIQRLWLSGIDWDTQLSPQLLEEWLSFREDLINLESFVIPRWMQLNKGDLVLELHGFSDASNLAYAAVVYARVVDKNRNIHVHLVTSKTRVAPIKQISIPRLELCGAVLLSKLLHEVSNVLNVSKNNIHAWTDSTIVLAWLSSHPSRWKTFVANRVSDILTSMDGNQWSHVSSEDNPADSASRGLLSSELVRNDLWKKGPDYLHKFEKNHQTGSAT, from the coding sequence ATggctgaaaattattttaagctgCAAGACGATCTTGCCTCAAAGATTGTTAAGGgcaaaactaatttaaagaaatCACCGAAAGAACGTATGACTTTGTCCTATTTAGAGACACGGTTAGAAAATTTAGAGTCACAATGGAACGAATTCCACAACACGCATAGTAAAATTGTATACGAAATGAAAAGAGAGGAATTTCAACGAACTGAGTATAATAAAAGTGAAATGTATGATACAGTTGAGGaggaatatttaaattacaaaacattattaaaggAACAAATAAGCGAGTTTAaagtaaaacataataatttaagtgtTAGTTCAAATTGTCAGGAACCAAGGAAAGTGTTTGTAAAATTGCCTGAAATTGCCTTGCCTTCATTTTCAGGGCAATATTCTGATTGGACTAATTATAAAGATCTATTTTTAtctcttatacataataattcatcGCTTGATGATGTTCAGCGACTACATTACTTGAAGGGTTCACTTACTGGCGAGGCTGCAAACCTTGTAAAATCTATCTGTGTCACAGCAgacaattataaaacttgttgGGATAGGTTGATGCTTAGGTATGACAACAAAAGGCTTATGGCAAATTCTATTATCAGAAAATTAATGAATCAAAAATCTTTGTCGCAGGAATCTGCCATTGCTATTCGACAGTTGTTGGACACTACTAGAGAGTGCTTACAATCTTTACAAAACATAGGAGTTGACTGCAGTTCATGGGATTTAattctcatttatgtaatatGCCAGAAACTCGATCCGGAATCTAGGAGTAAATGGGAGTCTAAGGTAAGTGAAACTTGTGAAGGGTTGCCTAAGTACAAGCAGTTGGAGGATTTTCTTGAAACTAGATTTAGGTCACTGGAGTATAAATTGCCTGACAAGGGCCAAATTGCCGTACAGAGTACTTCAAAATTCTCTATGGGGACAACTATAGCGACTAGTGTATGCTTGTTCTGTTCTGAAAAACATAAGTTGGCTCATTGTAAGGCGTTTGCAAACGAAACTGTTGATGTCAGACGGCAGTTTGTGCAGACTCAACGATTATGCTTCAACTGTTTCAGTTCTGAACACTCTGCTTATGCATGTGCAGTGTCCACTACATGCCGTGTATGTAAGAAACGTCATCATACATTGTTACACCCTAAATTAACACAGGGCAGTAAGATGAATTCACATATGGAGACAGGTAAGGTTGTAGCTGTCGTGACTGAAGCTGCATCACCATCATCAGAGACAGATTCAGATTGCAACGAATCTTCTGATGTAGTCACAAGTTGTGTTGCCACCTTTAGCAATACTGTGTTACTGGCTACTGCTTTGGTGAATGTCAGATCACAAAATTCAGATGGTTCAGCTACCATTTTGAGATCTTTGTTAGATCAAGGTTCACAAGCAACATTTATCACTGAAGCGGCTGTTCAGTTGTTGGGCATTAAGAAGCTTaaggaaacaataaaaatctcTGGTGTAGGTAATAGCAAATCAATTATATCTAAGGCATCAGTGAATATATGTCTTACATCATGTTATGATTCCAAATTTACATTGAATGTTAAGGCCCATGTTTTAGATAAATTGACAACCTTGTTGccaaacaataaaattgaggTAATGGATACTTCTCAACTAGATTTGCCTAAATTAGAGCTAGCTGACCCTTCATTTAATATTCCAGGCGGCATTGATTTACTTCTAGGTGCAGAAGTTTATTGCAAAATCTTAATGCAAGGTTTACATCATGGTGTAGGTGGTAATTTTATAGCACAAAACACTAAATTTGGCTGGATTTTGTCTGGATTTATTGATAATTCCAATATAAACCAGCAAACTGATAAGGGGGTTAATTGTCATACCATAACAATTAGTGAGCATAATGATGATGCTTTACTCAAGTTGTTTTGGGAACTAGAATCTGAACCcacacaacacattaaaatgaTGACTGAAGAAGAAAAGGCATGTGAAGAGCTATTTGCAGCTACCACAAACCGAGATGAAACAGGAAGGTATATAGTCAAACTTCCATTTAAGGATCACGACCCTGCTTCTAAGTATGGTGAAGGTGAAATCATTGCATATAGGCGTTTTTTAATGCTTGAGAAACGATTGTCTAATAACTCTGGCTTAAAGGAGGAGTATTGCAAGGTAATAAAGGAATACTTGGATATGGGTCACATGGAGTTATGTAAAAAAGGGAAGAAAGAGGGCGCAATATACTTACCCCATCACGCGGTAATTCGAGAAGATAAAGACACTTCAAAGGTAAGGGTTGTATTTGATGCCTCGTGCAAAGGATCAAATGGGGCATCCCTTAATAGTGATCTTATGGTAGGTCCTAATTTACAACCGGAATTGAGACATTTAGTAAtgagatggcgctgtttcccCATATCATTAGTTGCAGATATAGTTAAAATGTATCGCCAGGTTAAGGTGACGGACGAAGACGCTGATTACCAGCGTATTCTCTGGCGCGTAAACCCTGATGATCCGATTCAACATTTCCGGTTGCTACGAGTCACCTTTGGAACTTCATCGGCACCTTATTTAGCCGTTCGTGCCCTGCAACAGGTAGCCCGAGATGAAGGGCCCAATTTTCCGGCGGCAGCGGAACGAGTTTTCACTGATTTTTTTGTCGACGATTTAATGACTGGTTGTCATACAGTGGAGGAGGGAATGCAAATTTATACACAAATGACTAAATTGCTCAAGTGTGCAGGATTTCCTCTTCAAAAATGGTCCAGTAATAGTAAAGAACTTTTAAAGAACATCGGGAAGAGTGACGCTCCAAACCTCGAGATCAAGATTGACGAAATTACTAAGATTTTAGGAATAGCATGGAACAGAGAAATggataattttcattttaaggTGAAGTTACCAACCCTGGGTAATAATTTGGTGACGAAACGACGAGTTATATCCGATATTGCTAAATTATTCGATCCTTTAGGCTGGATAGCACCGGTTGTAACGAAGGCTAAGATCTTTATTCAAAGACTATGGCTGTCAGGTATAGATTGGGATACTCAATTGAGTCCCCAGTTACTAGAGGAATGGTTAAGTTTTAGAGAGGACTTAATCAATCTGGAGTCTTTCGTAATTCCTCGTTGGATGCAACTCAATAAGGGTGACTTGGTTTTGGAACTCCATGGCTTTTCAGATGCTTCCAACTTGGCGTATGCAGCCGTCGTTTATGCTAGAGTTgttgataaaaatagaaatattcaTGTTCATCTCGTTACGTCTAAAACTCGTGTAGCACCGATAAAGCAGATTTCAATACCCCGCCTGGAATTGTGTGGGGCTGTCTTACTGTCAAAATTGCTACACGAAGTGAGCAATGTATTGAATGtttcaaaaaataacattcatGCTTGGACAGACTCAACCATTGTACTCGCATGGCTTAGTAGCCATCCAAGTAGATGGAAAACATTTGTTGCAAATAGGGTTTCTGATATTTTAACTTCAATGGACGGCAATCAATGGTCCCATGTTTCCAGCGAAGACAATCCTGCAGATAGCGCGTCGCGGGGTCTTCTGTCTAGTGAATTGGTTCGTAATGATCTCTGGAAAAAAGGACCCGATTATTTACACAAGTTTGAGAAAAACCATCAAACCGGAAGTGCAACCTAG